The following are encoded together in the Peromyscus leucopus breed LL Stock chromosome 1, UCI_PerLeu_2.1, whole genome shotgun sequence genome:
- the Kcng1 gene encoding potassium voltage-gated channel subfamily G member 1: protein MTLLPGDNSDYDYSALSCTSDTSLHPAFFPQRQAIKGVFYRRAQRLHPEDDLHQGSSLGDRRRQIIINVGGIKYSLPWTTLDEFPLTRLGQLKACTNFDDILSVCDDYDVTCNEFFFDRNPGAFGTILTFLRAGKLRLLREMCALSFQEELLYWGIAEDHLDGCCKRRYLQKIEEFAEMMEREDEEEPLDSEDQDTEGPSTGEGRLGRCMRRLRDMVERPHSGLPGKVFACLSVLFVTVTAVNLSVSTLPSLREEEEQGQCSQMCHNVFIVESVCVGWFSLEFLLRFIQAPSKFAFLRSPLTLIDLVAILPYYVTLLVDGAASSRRKPSTGNSYLDKVGLVLRVLRALRILYVMRLARHSLGLQTLGLTARRCTREFGLLLLFLCVAIALFAPLLYVIENEMADSPEFTSIPACYWWAVITMTTVGYGDMVPRSTPGQVVALSSILSGILLMAFPVTSIFHTFSRSYLELKQEQERVLIRRAQYLIKTKSQLSGMSQDSDILFGSASSDTRDNN from the exons ATGACCCTGTTACCGGGAGACAACTCGGATTACGATTACAGTGCCCTGAGCTGCACCTCAGACACCTCCTTGCACCCCGCCTTCTTCCCACAGCGCCAGGCCATCAAAGGGGTCTTCTACCGCAGGGCCCAGCGGTTGCACCCGGAGGACGACCTGCACCAGGGCAGCTCACTCGGGGACCGCCGGCGCCAGATCATCATCAATGTGGGTGGCATCAAATACTCGCTGCCTTGGACCACGCTGGATGAGTTCCCGCTGACGCGGCTGGGCCAGCTCAAAGCCTGCACCAACTTCGATGACATCCTGAGCGTGTGTGACGACTATGATGTGACCTGCAATGAGTTCTTCTTCGACCGCAACCCTGGAGCCTTCGGCACCATCCTCACCTTCCTGCGGGCTGGCAAGCTGCGGCTGCTGCGGGAGATGTGCGCCCTGTCCTTCCAGGAGGAGCTGCTCTACTGGGGTATCGCCGAGGACCACCTGGACGGCTGCTGCAAGCGCCGATACCTGCAGAAAATCGAGGAGTTCGCCGAGATGATGGAGCGCGAGGACGAGGAGGAGCCTCTGGACAGCGAGGACCAAGACACTGAGGGTCCGTCCACCGGTGAGGGCCGCCTGGGCCGCTGCATGAGGAGGCTGCGGGACATGGTGGAGAGGCCACACTCGGGGCTGCCTGGCAAGGTGTTTGCCTGCCTGTCCGTTCTGTTTGTCACCGTCACCGCCGTCAACCTGTCCGTTAGCACCCTGCCCAGCCTgcgggaggaggaagaacag GGCCAGTGTTCCCAAATGTGTCACAACGTCTTCATCGTGGAGTCCGTGTGTGTCGGTTGGTTctcccttgagttcctgctccgcTTCATCCAGGCGCCCAGCAAGTTCGCCTTCCTGCGGAGTCCACTGACCCTCATCGACCTGGTGGCCATCCTCCCGTACTATGTCACACTGCTGGTGGATGGCGCTGCCTCCAGCCGCCGCAAGCCAAGCACCGGGAACAGCTACCTGGACAAAGTTGGGCTGGTGCTGCGCGTGCTGCGGGCACTGCGCATCCTCTATGTGATGCGCCTGGCCCGGCACTCCCTGGGGCTGCAGACGCTGGGGCTCACAGCCCGCCGCTGCACACGTGAGTTCGGACTGCTGCTGCTTTTCCTGTGTGTGGCCATTGCCCTCTTTGCCCCACTGCTCTACGTCATCGAGAACGAAATGGCCGACAGCCCCGAATTCACCAGCATCCCTGCCTGCTACTGGTGGGCCGTCATCACCATGACAACCGTGGGCTACGGAGACATGGTACCTAGGAGCACGCCTGGCCAGGTGGTGGCTCTGAGCAGCATCCTCAGCGGGATCCTGCTCATGGCCTTCCCTGTCACCTCCATCTTCCACACCTTCTCCCGCTCTTATCTGGAGCTCAAGCAGGAACAAGAGAGGGTGCTGATCCGCAGGGCCCAGTACCTCATCAAAACCAAGTCGCAGCTCAGTGGCATGTCCCAGGACAGTGACATCTTGTTTGGAAGTGCCTCTTCAGACACCAGGGATAACaactga